In a genomic window of Corallococcus silvisoli:
- a CDS encoding GNAT family N-acetyltransferase, with product MSTDVVKRAVIREARPEDDKAIGDLLVDAYMTQYAKKLPEVVYSEERKAFLRDVASRREVCTILVAEVDGEVAGTVALYPPGAPGSEAWLPQTADLRALATSVRFHGQGLAQPLLAETEVLAKRWGMDAISLHVRRGATGVARMYQGRGYQRTPAGDLERPEVFLEAFVLPLK from the coding sequence ATGAGCACGGACGTGGTGAAGCGGGCGGTCATTCGCGAGGCGCGGCCCGAAGACGACAAGGCGATTGGCGATCTCCTGGTGGACGCCTACATGACGCAGTACGCGAAGAAGCTGCCGGAGGTCGTCTACTCCGAGGAGCGCAAGGCGTTCCTGCGCGACGTGGCCTCGCGCCGCGAGGTGTGCACCATCCTGGTGGCGGAGGTGGACGGCGAGGTCGCGGGCACGGTGGCCCTGTATCCGCCCGGTGCGCCCGGCTCCGAGGCGTGGCTCCCCCAAACGGCGGACCTGCGGGCGCTGGCCACGTCGGTGCGCTTCCACGGTCAGGGACTGGCGCAGCCGCTGCTCGCGGAGACAGAGGTCCTCGCGAAGCGCTGGGGCATGGACGCCATCTCCCTCCATGTGCGCCGGGGCGCGACAGGGGTCGCGCGCATGTACCAGGGGCGCGGCTACCAGCGCACGCCGGCCGGCGACCTCGAGCGCCCGGAAGTGTTCCTGGAAGCCTTCGTGCTGCCCTTGAAGTGA
- a CDS encoding AAA family ATPase, whose amino-acid sequence MKIPIPEQSLVLLIGPSGAGKSTLARAHFPPEDVRSGASNDPALFEDVARRLARGACTVIDGVPLSAESRRRYVTLAREHHVPLVAVVLDTPEALCLERNRSRAGAASSPRALRNQVQQLQSALKGLAKEGLRHVHVLTPEAVDTVAFERRPVPGHLHDERGPFDIIGDIHGCFDELKDLLTKLGYAVEPRPDGARGFDVGGPPGRKAVFLGDLVDRGPGVTDVLRLVMGMVSSGQALCVPGNHEIKLLKKLRGKDVRVGRGLAVTLEQLEREPPDFAREVADFIEHRPTHCVLDGGRLVVAHAGLKERMHGRDSPEARDFALYGETTGEADAYGLPVRADWAEHYRGQAMVVYGHTSVTEAEWVHDTLCLDTGCVFGGKLTALRYPERQLVSVPARRVYWESRKHDAP is encoded by the coding sequence ATGAAGATTCCCATCCCCGAGCAATCGCTCGTGCTGCTCATCGGCCCGTCCGGCGCCGGCAAGTCCACCCTCGCGCGCGCGCACTTTCCACCCGAGGACGTGCGGTCCGGGGCCAGCAATGACCCCGCCCTGTTCGAGGACGTCGCGCGAAGGCTGGCGCGAGGCGCGTGCACCGTCATCGACGGTGTTCCCCTGAGCGCCGAGTCGCGCAGGCGGTATGTGACCCTGGCGCGTGAACACCACGTGCCCCTGGTGGCGGTGGTGCTGGACACGCCGGAGGCGCTCTGTCTGGAGCGAAACCGGTCCCGCGCCGGAGCGGCTTCGTCACCTCGCGCCCTGCGCAACCAGGTGCAGCAGCTCCAGAGCGCGCTGAAGGGGCTGGCGAAGGAAGGCCTCCGGCACGTGCACGTGCTCACGCCGGAGGCCGTGGACACGGTGGCGTTCGAGCGTCGGCCGGTGCCCGGCCACCTCCACGACGAGCGCGGCCCCTTCGACATCATCGGCGACATCCACGGGTGCTTCGACGAGCTGAAGGACCTGCTGACGAAGCTGGGCTACGCCGTCGAACCGCGCCCGGACGGAGCGCGCGGCTTCGACGTGGGCGGACCGCCGGGGCGCAAGGCGGTGTTCCTGGGAGACCTCGTGGACCGGGGCCCCGGGGTGACGGACGTGCTGCGGCTGGTGATGGGGATGGTGTCGTCGGGGCAGGCGCTGTGCGTGCCGGGCAATCATGAAATCAAGTTGCTCAAGAAGCTGCGTGGCAAGGACGTGCGGGTAGGGCGCGGGCTCGCGGTGACGCTGGAGCAGCTGGAGCGCGAGCCGCCGGACTTCGCTCGGGAGGTGGCGGACTTCATCGAGCACAGGCCCACGCACTGCGTGCTGGACGGAGGCCGGCTGGTGGTGGCGCACGCGGGCCTCAAGGAGCGGATGCATGGCCGCGACAGCCCCGAGGCGCGCGACTTCGCGCTCTACGGTGAGACGACGGGCGAAGCGGACGCCTATGGCCTGCCGGTGCGCGCCGACTGGGCGGAGCACTACCGGGGACAGGCGATGGTCGTGTACGGCCACACCTCCGTGACGGAGGCGGAGTGGGTCCACGACACGCTCTGTCTGGACACCGGCTGCGTGTTCGGAGGGAAGCTGACCGCGCTTCGCTACCCGGAGCGGCAGCTCGTCTCCGTGCCCGCGCGGCGCGTGTACTGGGAATCACGGAAGCACGACGCGCCGTGA
- the mmsA gene encoding CoA-acylating methylmalonate-semialdehyde dehydrogenase encodes MSFVRFPESVVSCRNLVGGEWVSPSGVAAQEVRSPYTGAVIGQVPLTTAAGVAEAVEAAKAAAQGWRSAPLRERTHFLHRFRALLETHLERLAHLAASESGKTVAEGRAGLLKGMEVCDFALSLQNLDGGAHLEVSRGVTCEYRREPLGVVAGVTPFNFPAMVPLWMFPIAVTVGNAFILKPSEKVPLTATALGELMVEAGYPPGVFSIVHGAKDAVEALVAHPDVKGLAFVGSSPVARHLYVEGSRHGKRVLALGSAKNHLIVVPDADPDLTPQAVVDSFTGCAGQRCMAASVMLAVGDVQPLVDDIVRRAARLELGPGMGALIDRGAVSRLETAIAKAQADGARVLLDGRGRRPVGDPYANGHWMGPTVLDGVQPEMEAARRELFGPVLSIVRVPTLSVALAVENASPYGNAASVFTTRGAVAQTVVEGAKAGMVGVNVGVPVPREPFSFGGTGESKFGHGDITGPSSLDFWSQLKKVTRKWSARTDGSWMS; translated from the coding sequence GTGTCCTTTGTTCGGTTTCCCGAGAGCGTGGTCTCTTGTCGCAATCTCGTGGGTGGAGAGTGGGTCTCTCCCAGCGGGGTGGCGGCGCAAGAGGTTCGCAGTCCGTATACGGGCGCGGTCATCGGCCAGGTGCCGCTGACGACCGCCGCCGGCGTCGCCGAGGCGGTGGAGGCCGCGAAGGCCGCGGCCCAGGGGTGGCGAAGCGCTCCGCTGCGCGAGCGCACCCACTTCCTGCACCGCTTCCGCGCGCTGCTGGAGACGCACCTGGAGCGGCTCGCGCACCTGGCCGCCAGTGAGTCCGGCAAGACGGTGGCGGAGGGCCGCGCGGGCCTGCTCAAGGGGATGGAGGTCTGTGATTTCGCCCTGTCGCTCCAGAACCTGGATGGCGGCGCGCACCTGGAGGTGAGCCGGGGCGTCACCTGTGAATACCGCCGCGAGCCGCTGGGCGTCGTCGCCGGCGTCACCCCGTTCAACTTCCCCGCGATGGTGCCCCTGTGGATGTTCCCCATCGCCGTCACGGTGGGCAACGCCTTCATCCTCAAGCCGTCGGAGAAGGTGCCGCTGACCGCGACCGCGCTGGGCGAGCTGATGGTGGAGGCGGGCTACCCGCCCGGGGTCTTCTCCATCGTGCACGGCGCGAAGGACGCCGTGGAGGCGTTGGTGGCGCACCCGGACGTGAAGGGGCTGGCCTTCGTGGGCTCGTCCCCGGTGGCGCGGCACCTGTACGTGGAGGGCAGCCGCCACGGCAAGCGCGTGCTGGCGCTGGGCAGCGCGAAGAACCACCTCATCGTCGTGCCGGACGCGGATCCGGACCTCACGCCGCAGGCGGTGGTGGACTCGTTCACCGGCTGCGCGGGCCAGCGCTGCATGGCGGCCAGCGTGATGCTCGCCGTGGGGGACGTGCAGCCGCTGGTGGATGACATCGTCCGGCGCGCGGCGCGGCTGGAGCTGGGGCCGGGCATGGGCGCGCTCATCGACCGGGGCGCGGTGAGCCGGCTGGAGACGGCCATCGCCAAGGCGCAGGCGGACGGCGCGCGCGTGCTGCTGGATGGCCGCGGCAGGCGCCCCGTGGGCGACCCGTACGCGAACGGCCACTGGATGGGGCCCACCGTGCTGGACGGCGTGCAGCCGGAGATGGAGGCCGCGCGGCGCGAGCTGTTCGGCCCGGTGCTGTCCATCGTCCGGGTGCCCACGCTGTCGGTGGCGCTCGCGGTGGAGAACGCGTCGCCCTACGGCAACGCGGCGTCCGTCTTCACCACCCGCGGCGCGGTGGCGCAGACCGTGGTGGAGGGCGCGAAGGCCGGCATGGTGGGCGTCAACGTGGGCGTGCCGGTGCCGCGCGAGCCCTTCTCCTTCGGCGGGACGGGCGAGTCGAAGTTCGGCCACGGCGACATCACCGGTCCGTCCAGCCTCGACTTCTGGAGCCAGCTCAAGAAGGTGACGCGCAAGTGGTCCGCGCGCACCGACGGCTCCTGGATGAGTTGA
- a CDS encoding GTP cyclohydrolase II: protein MSDKKPINHIRLTSHPDGQVPGAPLRWGESEPLRRGPVVATLSDPANRNVIGTHSGAYAIYRALAVSAGKLPQDHKADLTNTSPAAQVGPHPSWSDPKRIVSLDPWGAVASQVFRAYAEQGVDYRPTIAVTRAHINMPEVRDAMLAGRLKVDGDLVAANGDIKVVKAAVEPVWYLPGIAERFGLTESALRRGLFEHTGGMYPELITRPDLHVFLPPIGGLSLYVFGNIASLADRDVPLAARVHDECNGSDVFGSDICTCRPYLVHGIEECVRMAQQGGVGLIVYHRKEGRALGEVTKFLVYNARKRQEGGDSAATYFHRTECVAGVQDMRFQELMPDVLHWLGITRIHRFVSMSDMKHDAIVRSGIEILERVPIPDGLIPADAKVEMEAKKAAGYFTRGPVADAGTLAQVKGRDLDA, encoded by the coding sequence ATGTCTGACAAGAAGCCCATCAATCACATTCGTCTGACTTCACATCCGGATGGGCAGGTGCCGGGAGCGCCGCTGCGCTGGGGGGAGTCGGAGCCGCTGCGCCGGGGACCGGTGGTGGCCACGCTGTCCGACCCCGCGAACCGCAATGTCATTGGCACGCACTCCGGCGCGTACGCCATCTACCGCGCGCTGGCGGTGTCCGCGGGCAAGCTGCCACAGGACCACAAGGCGGACCTGACCAACACGTCGCCCGCGGCGCAGGTGGGCCCGCATCCGTCGTGGAGCGACCCCAAGCGCATCGTGTCGTTGGACCCGTGGGGCGCGGTGGCGTCCCAGGTGTTCCGCGCCTACGCGGAGCAGGGCGTGGACTACCGGCCCACCATCGCCGTCACCCGCGCCCACATCAACATGCCGGAGGTGCGCGACGCGATGCTCGCCGGGCGCCTCAAGGTGGACGGCGACCTGGTGGCGGCCAACGGGGACATCAAGGTCGTGAAGGCCGCGGTGGAGCCCGTCTGGTACCTGCCCGGCATCGCGGAGCGCTTCGGCCTCACGGAGAGCGCGCTGCGCCGGGGCCTCTTCGAGCACACCGGTGGCATGTACCCGGAGCTCATCACCCGCCCGGACCTGCACGTGTTCCTGCCGCCCATCGGCGGCCTGTCGCTGTATGTGTTTGGAAACATCGCGTCGCTGGCGGACCGGGACGTGCCGCTGGCGGCGCGCGTGCATGACGAGTGCAACGGCTCCGACGTCTTCGGCAGCGACATCTGCACGTGCCGGCCCTACCTGGTGCACGGCATCGAGGAGTGCGTGCGGATGGCGCAGCAGGGCGGGGTGGGGCTCATCGTGTATCACCGCAAGGAGGGCCGGGCGCTGGGCGAGGTGACCAAGTTCCTGGTCTACAACGCGCGCAAGCGGCAGGAGGGCGGCGACTCCGCGGCCACGTACTTCCACCGCACGGAGTGCGTGGCGGGCGTGCAGGACATGCGCTTCCAGGAGCTGATGCCGGACGTGCTGCACTGGCTGGGCATCACGCGCATCCACCGCTTCGTCTCCATGAGCGACATGAAGCACGACGCCATCGTGCGCTCGGGCATTGAAATCCTGGAGCGGGTCCCCATCCCGGACGGGCTGATCCCCGCGGACGCGAAGGTGGAGATGGAGGCGAAGAAGGCGGCGGGCTACTTCACGCGCGGGCCGGTGGCGGACGCGGGGACGCTGGCGCAGGTGAAGGGGAGGGACCTCGATGCTTGA